One genomic window of Sulfurovum lithotrophicum includes the following:
- a CDS encoding GSU2403 family nucleotidyltransferase fold protein, with protein MSFHFTEYTASQRKHYINTQQLYEYYIQKRQRYLREYHISMYWKKVGGKEYLTKKRSSTNKVVSLGAKNAETIKIYEEFKRSKAMLKEEIAQLESKLERARKLSKIEQLTRVPNALVNIYRKINELGLDEKMILIGTNALYAYESYCGVFIEEENLATDDIDLLNKHSKALSVVFDEVLPQGKLTEMIKLIDKSFEPDGDVPYRFRNKEGVLLEVLSPVQEKDAFGGEALADGFTNVLSLTMEGMQWLENSRIFKSMVIADNGKCAILSTIHPLEFAVYKYWLSTVSDRNILKKNRDEAQARLVTQLIKEYMVNINILQELESMKHFKKELVEIYMKEMV; from the coding sequence ATGTCCTTTCATTTTACAGAATATACCGCATCTCAGCGTAAACATTACATCAATACACAGCAGCTTTACGAATACTACATCCAGAAGCGGCAGCGCTATCTTAGAGAGTATCATATCAGCATGTACTGGAAGAAGGTAGGGGGAAAAGAGTATTTGACAAAAAAGCGCTCCTCTACAAACAAGGTTGTCTCACTCGGAGCCAAAAATGCGGAGACTATAAAAATATATGAGGAGTTTAAGCGATCAAAAGCGATGCTCAAAGAGGAAATTGCACAGCTTGAATCCAAACTGGAAAGAGCCCGTAAACTTTCCAAAATAGAACAGCTCACCCGTGTACCCAATGCCCTGGTAAATATATACCGTAAAATAAACGAACTTGGTCTGGATGAGAAGATGATACTCATTGGAACGAATGCATTGTATGCTTATGAATCGTATTGTGGAGTGTTTATAGAAGAGGAAAATTTGGCGACCGATGACATAGACCTGCTAAACAAACATAGTAAAGCATTGTCGGTGGTATTTGATGAAGTGTTGCCACAGGGTAAGCTGACAGAGATGATCAAACTTATAGATAAGAGTTTTGAACCCGATGGGGATGTCCCTTACCGGTTTAGAAACAAAGAGGGGGTACTGCTTGAAGTACTAAGTCCTGTTCAGGAAAAAGATGCATTTGGCGGCGAAGCACTGGCAGATGGTTTTACCAATGTGCTTTCTTTGACCATGGAGGGGATGCAATGGCTGGAAAATTCGCGCATCTTCAAAAGTATGGTTATTGCAGATAATGGTAAGTGCGCCATACTCTCTACCATTCATCCACTGGAGTTTGCCGTCTACAAATACTGGCTCTCAACCGTTAGTGACAGAAACATACTCAAAAAAAACAGAGATGAGGCGCAGGCTCGTCTGGTGACACAGTTGATCAAAGAGTATATGGTCAATATAAACATTTTACAGGAACTTGAATCGATGAAACACTTTAAAAAAGAGCTTGTAGAGATATACATGAAGGAAATGGTGTAG
- a CDS encoding shikimate dehydrogenase, with protein MTGQLFAIFGNPVSHSKSPLMHNLAFKGLGFEGCYNRYRLEDGTKLKETFFALGLKGINITVPHKEHAYTACDVLDPFARKVGAVNTIVEKEGKLYGYNTDAPGFLKAISEFSNVKKVLFLGAGGTAQSTSAILRDEGYEVTILNRSAGRLEKFEKEGFSTFTFENFSPEVYDLVINMTSAGLEDDALPAPEKILDSVIPSSKACVDVIYGKETPFLKLATQHGKPTKDGSDMLLYQGIIAFEYFTDQRYSFDDIKLHMEKAFTL; from the coding sequence ATGACAGGACAACTCTTTGCCATCTTCGGCAACCCCGTTTCACATTCAAAATCTCCTCTCATGCACAACCTCGCTTTCAAAGGACTGGGATTTGAGGGATGCTACAACCGCTACAGACTCGAAGACGGCACAAAACTCAAAGAGACCTTTTTTGCTTTGGGGCTCAAAGGCATCAACATTACCGTGCCGCATAAGGAGCATGCCTACACCGCCTGTGACGTGCTCGACCCCTTTGCCCGGAAGGTCGGCGCGGTCAATACTATCGTCGAGAAAGAGGGAAAACTCTACGGATACAATACGGATGCGCCTGGATTTCTCAAAGCAATCTCCGAATTTTCAAATGTCAAAAAGGTCCTTTTTCTGGGTGCCGGCGGTACGGCACAGTCCACTTCTGCCATACTCAGGGATGAAGGGTATGAAGTAACAATACTCAACCGCAGTGCAGGCCGTCTTGAAAAGTTTGAGAAAGAAGGCTTCAGTACTTTCACCTTTGAAAACTTTTCCCCCGAAGTGTATGATCTTGTTATCAACATGACCTCCGCAGGACTGGAAGATGACGCACTTCCGGCTCCTGAAAAAATACTCGATAGTGTCATTCCTTCTTCCAAAGCCTGCGTCGATGTCATTTACGGCAAAGAGACACCGTTCCTGAAACTGGCAACACAACATGGAAAACCGACCAAGGACGGCAGTGATATGCTGCTGTATCAGGGCATCATCGCTTTTGAATATTTTACAGATCAGCGCTACAGTTTCGATGACATAAAACTCCATATGGAAAAGGCCTTCACCCTGTAA
- a CDS encoding response regulator transcription factor yields MINILMIEDDPEFAELLSEYLSQFDIKITNYEDPFLGLSAGVKKFDLVILDLTLPGMDGLEVCEELVRKYDLPVIISSARSDISDKVKSFELGAYDYLPKPYDPKEMYARIMSILNRVGKEKGSQNALPKSDFEIKGDTIYFKGQALSLTPAEFEVLSLLVKHQGITQSREQIINTSGTMSIDSQGKSLDVIISKIRSKLGDNKRIQAVRGVGYKLV; encoded by the coding sequence ATGATCAACATTCTCATGATCGAAGACGATCCGGAATTTGCAGAACTGCTCAGTGAATACCTTTCGCAATTCGATATCAAGATCACCAATTACGAGGACCCGTTCCTCGGCCTGAGCGCAGGCGTGAAGAAATTCGATCTGGTCATTCTCGACCTCACACTGCCGGGCATGGACGGGCTTGAAGTCTGTGAAGAGCTTGTCAGGAAGTATGACCTGCCTGTCATCATCTCTTCGGCAAGAAGTGATATCAGCGACAAAGTAAAGAGTTTTGAGCTGGGCGCCTACGACTACCTGCCAAAGCCCTATGACCCCAAAGAGATGTATGCGCGCATCATGTCTATTCTCAACAGAGTAGGGAAAGAGAAGGGAAGTCAGAACGCCCTTCCCAAAAGTGATTTTGAGATCAAGGGTGATACCATCTACTTCAAAGGACAGGCCCTCTCACTTACGCCTGCAGAGTTCGAAGTTCTCTCACTGCTGGTCAAACACCAGGGTATCACACAATCCAGAGAGCAGATCATCAATACTTCCGGGACGATGAGTATCGACTCACAGGGAAAAAGTCTCGACGTCATCATCTCCAAAATCCGAAGTAAACTCGGAGACAACAAACGCATACAGGCCGTCCGCGGTGTAGGATACAAGCTTGTTTAA
- a CDS encoding SPOR domain-containing protein, giving the protein MNDHNLDDLIIDNIEPKNNKAKSFLTIIALVIVVLIVAIVFTRTILDTPKNTEIALEENMSGLISPELTLQSTPKVKAPGDETRLSTVIEEKPKTPAATEEIKKETVVVNEKVTVSKKTVAAVPTPKQEVPVKKTAVKKEPAKPEETEKIVVPKKHYVKEETLKPAVKEKVVVPKTDHTASDVKYYIQVGSFSQTPSTRFLNTIKKHGFSYKITAPTANGTKKLLIGPYPSRTDADNALVRVKDRINKGAFIVKK; this is encoded by the coding sequence ATGAATGACCACAATTTAGATGATCTTATCATCGATAATATTGAGCCAAAAAACAATAAAGCTAAAAGCTTTCTGACGATCATTGCACTTGTTATCGTCGTACTGATCGTGGCGATCGTCTTTACCAGAACCATACTCGACACACCCAAAAATACCGAGATCGCCCTTGAAGAGAATATGAGCGGACTGATCAGTCCGGAGCTGACTCTTCAGAGTACCCCTAAAGTCAAAGCACCCGGGGATGAGACCAGACTCTCGACCGTGATCGAAGAAAAGCCCAAAACACCGGCCGCTACTGAAGAGATAAAAAAAGAAACCGTAGTGGTCAATGAAAAGGTAACAGTCTCCAAAAAAACTGTTGCGGCTGTTCCAACACCAAAGCAGGAAGTACCTGTCAAAAAGACAGCAGTGAAAAAAGAACCTGCAAAACCTGAGGAAACAGAAAAGATCGTTGTACCTAAAAAGCATTATGTGAAAGAAGAAACGTTAAAGCCGGCTGTAAAAGAAAAGGTGGTCGTTCCCAAAACGGACCATACTGCTTCAGACGTGAAGTATTATATACAGGTCGGATCGTTCTCACAGACACCAAGTACACGATTCCTCAATACTATCAAGAAGCATGGCTTCTCCTACAAGATCACTGCACCGACCGCCAACGGCACCAAGAAGCTTCTTATCGGACCGTATCCGAGCCGCACTGATGCAGACAACGCACTGGTAAGAGTCAAGGACCGCATCAACAAAGGTGCGTTCATCGTAAAGAAGTAA
- a CDS encoding anthranilate synthase component I family protein: MMKTVLFDQLTPVALYGKIKTLFPDEITMLFESVVNTSDGNFSFITIGAQERLQYKNKTSYYTDSSGSQKMLDKDPFSFMKSYYASVDQEKYKERALEAGFSFVDGFIGFIAYDMVRVFEPVLSESMDGLLDPLDTPDLDLVRPKIIIAYSHKSAKLTLILNDERMQKGFEQIEEMLHETFTPMALKAVELEGEGTFSIDEERFKALVIESKEHIRSGDIFQILLANRYTQKGKINPLSFYRVLRSKNPSPYLFLLDYEDFSICGSSPEVMVRLTDGEILLRPIAGTRKRGKTHARDKELELEMLNDPKECAEHLMLIDLGRNDVGRVAKTGTVEVTDMMRVEKYSHVMHMVSDVEAVIRDDKDMFDLFAATFTAGTMTGAPKIKAMELIAKFEGLKRGFYSGSVGYFSFNGNMDSAIAIRTSLIKPDSITLQAGAGVVADSIPELEYLEVKNKLGALLATLKEMEKL; encoded by the coding sequence ATGATGAAAACAGTACTTTTCGACCAACTGACCCCTGTGGCACTCTACGGAAAGATCAAAACCCTTTTTCCTGACGAGATCACCATGCTCTTTGAGAGTGTGGTCAACACCAGTGACGGGAACTTCTCTTTCATTACCATCGGAGCACAGGAGCGTTTGCAATACAAGAACAAAACAAGTTATTATACTGATAGTTCCGGCTCCCAAAAGATGCTTGACAAAGATCCGTTCAGTTTCATGAAATCCTACTATGCCAGTGTTGATCAGGAAAAGTACAAAGAGCGAGCGCTCGAAGCGGGTTTCTCTTTCGTAGATGGCTTCATAGGTTTCATCGCCTACGATATGGTCAGGGTTTTCGAGCCGGTACTCTCCGAGAGTATGGATGGTCTCCTTGACCCACTCGATACACCCGATCTTGATCTCGTACGCCCCAAGATCATCATCGCCTACTCACACAAAAGTGCGAAACTGACACTGATCCTCAATGACGAGCGTATGCAAAAAGGGTTTGAACAGATCGAAGAGATGCTGCATGAGACCTTTACCCCTATGGCACTCAAAGCGGTCGAACTTGAAGGTGAAGGTACCTTCAGCATAGACGAGGAGCGTTTCAAGGCTCTTGTTATCGAATCCAAAGAGCATATCCGTTCAGGGGATATCTTCCAGATACTGCTTGCCAACCGCTATACGCAAAAAGGGAAGATCAATCCGCTGAGTTTCTACCGTGTGTTGCGTTCGAAAAACCCCTCTCCCTACCTCTTCCTGCTCGACTATGAAGATTTTTCCATCTGTGGTTCCAGCCCGGAAGTGATGGTACGGCTTACCGACGGAGAAATACTGCTTCGCCCCATTGCAGGTACACGCAAACGTGGTAAAACCCATGCAAGGGACAAAGAGCTTGAGCTTGAAATGCTTAATGACCCCAAAGAGTGCGCCGAGCACCTCATGCTCATTGACCTTGGCCGTAACGACGTGGGACGTGTCGCAAAGACAGGTACGGTGGAAGTGACCGACATGATGCGTGTGGAGAAGTACTCTCACGTGATGCATATGGTCTCCGATGTCGAAGCGGTCATCCGGGACGACAAGGACATGTTCGACCTTTTTGCCGCAACATTTACCGCAGGTACCATGACCGGAGCACCAAAGATCAAGGCAATGGAGCTCATTGCCAAGTTTGAGGGCCTTAAAAGAGGATTCTACTCCGGATCGGTCGGCTACTTTTCATTCAACGGCAACATGGACTCCGCCATCGCCATACGGACCTCTCTCATTAAACCGGATTCCATCACTCTGCAGGCAGGTGCCGGCGTGGTTGCAGACTCCATACCGGAACTGGAATATCTGGAAGTGAAGAACAAACTGGGTGCCCTTCTGGCTACTCTTAAAGAGATGGAAAAGCTTTAG
- a CDS encoding AAA family ATPase, translating to MINEISIENFKSFKKLDDLRIKPITIFCGTNSCGKSTLLQSILSIKQTIESQANNQAFLSNGKYVHLGSFENLVYEKKKDNIVKFKFIYNLDTFHNLNLQTVSGIPFRYLIKEIVENTKDEVLFEKTKIIISLSFKSIASKKNKVIRPIRVLNYSIHFETPLKTAGLFNESNILRQHITFRWIKGNRYSITWKNISAHFSKDTQTISGNTKANCAFNNLIPKIQLTSTTDSNNISNLHFFFYRYKELLQALFTTYSYIGPLREEASRRYVYEDEVTEIGLKGENSAYLYITEYENQIKNHYFYNNDQSDFEKKDLTVGKAVDEWLNIMGIEGFGSDVKDEMIHLNLNANKFDETKINIADVGFGISQIFPIVLEGLRMSKQQTLLLEQPEIHLHPKLQMQMADYFISLALSQKNVIVETHSEHIINRLVRRIVEDENNRIQDFIAIYFLQPGENGAKIQEIDIDPIQGVVNWPKDFFDQTASEQEKIILAGLNKRRQKIQK from the coding sequence ATGATTAATGAAATTAGTATTGAAAACTTTAAATCTTTTAAAAAATTAGATGACTTGCGAATAAAGCCAATAACCATTTTCTGTGGTACTAATAGCTGTGGAAAAAGTACACTATTACAAAGTATTCTATCAATTAAACAAACCATAGAGTCTCAGGCTAATAACCAAGCATTTTTATCAAATGGTAAGTATGTTCATCTTGGCTCATTTGAGAACTTAGTTTATGAAAAGAAAAAAGATAATATTGTTAAATTTAAATTTATCTATAACCTTGATACATTTCATAATCTTAACTTACAAACAGTATCAGGAATCCCATTTAGATATTTGATAAAGGAAATAGTAGAAAATACTAAAGATGAAGTATTATTTGAAAAAACAAAAATAATAATTTCCCTTTCATTTAAGTCTATAGCATCCAAGAAAAATAAAGTTATTAGACCTATTCGAGTATTAAATTATAGTATTCATTTTGAGACACCACTTAAAACAGCTGGTTTATTTAATGAATCAAATATATTACGACAACATATAACCTTTAGATGGATTAAGGGTAATAGATATTCAATAACTTGGAAAAACATATCGGCACATTTTTCAAAAGATACACAAACAATTTCTGGTAATACAAAAGCAAACTGTGCTTTTAATAATCTAATACCAAAGATTCAATTAACATCTACAACTGATTCAAATAATATAAGTAATTTACATTTTTTCTTTTATCGATATAAAGAACTATTACAAGCATTATTTACAACATATTCATATATTGGGCCTTTAAGGGAAGAGGCGTCTCGAAGATATGTATATGAAGATGAAGTTACAGAAATTGGCTTAAAAGGTGAAAATTCTGCATATTTATATATTACAGAATATGAGAATCAGATAAAAAACCATTATTTCTATAATAATGACCAATCTGATTTTGAAAAGAAAGATTTAACAGTTGGTAAAGCGGTAGATGAATGGCTTAATATAATGGGAATTGAAGGATTTGGTTCTGATGTTAAAGATGAAATGATACACCTAAACCTTAACGCGAATAAATTTGATGAAACTAAAATAAACATTGCAGATGTTGGTTTTGGGATTAGTCAAATTTTCCCAATCGTTTTAGAAGGTTTAAGAATGAGTAAACAACAAACATTATTATTAGAACAACCAGAAATTCATCTACATCCTAAACTACAAATGCAAATGGCAGATTATTTTATATCATTAGCTCTATCCCAAAAAAATGTAATTGTAGAGACACATAGCGAACACATTATCAATAGATTAGTAAGAAGAATAGTGGAAGATGAAAATAATAGAATACAAGATTTCATAGCAATCTATTTTCTGCAACCAGGCGAAAACGGAGCTAAAATTCAGGAGATTGATATTGACCCAATACAAGGTGTAGTTAATTGGCCCAAAGATTTTTTTGACCAAACAGCTTCAGAACAAGAAAAAATTATATTAGCAGGTCTAAATAAAAGACGACAGAAAATACAAAAATGA
- a CDS encoding IS5 family transposase: protein MLKLLPQSSRNTQLNLFHSQLRDMLDSNDPLIALADIINWEFFDKSFAKYYSDEGRPAKPIRLMVGLLLLKQLENLSDENVVLQWKRNPYYQYFCGMTEYVPALPCDATELVKFRQRIGTEGVESIFAMSVALHGKDAQEKQVIIDTTVQEKNVTYPTDGKLAIKMIHHLHKIAKEEKIQLRRTYVKEIKGHRISLRFFRHPKKIKKARAAMKRLGTIVGILIRDISRNLNDAQLEKHKEAFDLYTKVINQKRKDSNKVYSLHESHIYAIAKGKDHKKYEYGTKASLVTTMKSNVIIGVTAHQKNEHDSKTLEAALAHANKHRTKPIIEAICDRGYRGKKEVNGTAICIPDSPKKRDTKYQKEQKRKKFRRRAAIEPIIGHVKSDHRMQRNYLKGFIGDQINLLLAAAAFNLKKWMNHFLMVLFLVKITYFTYFMLHIRAEERRKYADLYLNLMLYRLW, encoded by the coding sequence GTGTTAAAATTGCTTCCACAGTCTTCTAGAAATACTCAACTCAATCTTTTTCATTCTCAGCTTCGAGATATGCTGGATTCAAATGATCCTCTCATTGCCCTTGCAGATATCATAAACTGGGAATTCTTCGATAAATCCTTTGCCAAATATTACAGTGATGAAGGAAGACCGGCAAAGCCAATACGCCTGATGGTCGGACTGCTGCTGTTAAAACAGTTGGAGAATCTCTCTGATGAGAATGTGGTTCTACAATGGAAACGCAATCCTTACTACCAATACTTCTGCGGTATGACAGAATATGTTCCGGCACTGCCTTGTGATGCAACAGAACTGGTCAAGTTCCGTCAGCGTATCGGAACAGAAGGCGTAGAGTCGATCTTTGCAATGAGTGTTGCACTGCACGGTAAAGATGCCCAGGAGAAACAGGTCATCATCGATACCACTGTACAAGAAAAGAACGTCACATACCCCACAGATGGGAAACTGGCTATCAAGATGATCCATCATCTACACAAGATTGCCAAAGAAGAGAAGATACAGTTAAGAAGAACCTATGTCAAGGAAATTAAAGGACACAGGATTTCCCTTCGATTCTTCCGACATCCAAAGAAGATCAAGAAAGCCAGAGCTGCCATGAAAAGACTTGGAACCATTGTTGGTATTCTTATCAGGGATATTTCAAGAAACCTAAATGATGCACAACTTGAAAAACACAAAGAGGCATTTGATCTCTATACAAAAGTGATCAATCAAAAAAGAAAAGACAGCAATAAAGTTTACTCACTTCATGAAAGTCATATCTATGCCATAGCAAAAGGCAAAGACCATAAGAAATATGAGTATGGAACCAAAGCTTCACTTGTCACAACCATGAAGAGTAACGTTATTATCGGTGTTACGGCACACCAAAAGAATGAACATGATTCCAAAACACTCGAAGCTGCACTGGCTCACGCAAACAAACACAGAACAAAACCAATCATAGAAGCAATATGTGACAGAGGATATCGTGGGAAGAAAGAAGTAAACGGTACAGCTATCTGTATCCCTGATAGCCCAAAGAAAAGGGATACCAAATACCAGAAAGAACAAAAGCGCAAGAAGTTTAGAAGACGGGCTGCCATTGAACCGATCATTGGTCATGTAAAATCAGACCACAGGATGCAAAGGAACTATCTGAAAGGCTTCATAGGCGATCAGATCAATCTTTTACTGGCTGCAGCTGCATTCAACCTCAAGAAGTGGATGAACCACTTCTTGATGGTACTTTTTTTAGTCAAAATCACCTATTTCACTTACTTTATGTTGCATATTAGAGCAGAGGAAAGACGAAAATATGCTGATCTTTATCTGAATCTGATGCTTTATAGGTTGTGGTAG
- a CDS encoding efflux RND transporter permease subunit, whose translation MFEKLLRFFVENSRLNYFLFVLVFLTGAVLYTKIPKEIFPSFELDMVSVNGHYAGASIDMLNKMAIKEIEQELKNIDGIDKMATVISAGKFNIILELEKRVDKYNTAEKVKNAIALTRQYLPPDMDEPVVNVLEVKRDLMRVAISSQKASHAALIEAADRLKDKVSALKNIAEVKIYGDSDKYYDIHLDTQKIRAYGLDEDSVIAALTGLSYIFPVGMVEESNAKHFYLSTFNGPKDAKKMLQSRLNIAGKTLYLKDIATVSKRYEDAATLYSIDGKRAVDVSIKQSNEGNALKLAEQIREIVARMNQNSKGIYFTIHNDRSEKIKDRLNIVISNILLGLILIFLLVGVLINKRMSFVITLGIPTSFVMGVIYLYLAGYTINMISLVGVLIALGIIVDDAIVVSENIQQHIEEGMEPKEAAVQGAKEMFQPVTIASLTTMFAFIPALMMSGNMGEVIKLIPIAVSVLVLASLIESFLFLPIHAAHLLNKEEKTTSWERANRIYSKLIHTMMRYRKTFLTLFLILVPLLIVIGIKISKFQMFPKFDASTIRITLKANVNTTTEETMQALRTIEKDLYAHKNEFYIEHVGSVAGWRRDSAGNSESYPYVGNIDIELQKLKAQNFVDRLITPTLSFYYDSEGRTREEKSAVISEKLRAFLKEQHYKERFGLSDLAIVEKKVGPIKSDLKIGLVSDDSQKIMYYAKNIEKKLSSLKGIVSVNDAMHYGVDEIKIEVNPYGESLGLNEKKLGALLSNFYLEKRIGFAFDSSDLLELKVRSSQKDSLEALKQFQVRLPDGSSVSLEDVADFHVVHSFEKLIKDNGLTNFYIYANVNSKILTATEAIDTIKPILDKARKDGVKIIFKGEEEKKKELKHDMMLASAMALLLIMLSLLYLFNSFRETFMMMSVIPFAFLGVLIGHFIMGLNLSMPSIIGMLGLSGVVVNDGIIMLMNLKKAKDIEGIFYYASRRFRPIILTSVTTLIGLGSLIFFPTGQAAIFQPMAVALGFGLAWGTVLNLFYLPALYTILNRKRLGL comes from the coding sequence ATGTTCGAAAAACTTTTGCGTTTCTTTGTTGAGAACAGCCGTCTCAACTACTTTCTCTTTGTCCTTGTTTTCCTTACAGGTGCGGTACTTTACACCAAAATTCCCAAAGAGATATTCCCCTCTTTTGAACTGGACATGGTCTCGGTGAACGGACACTATGCCGGAGCCTCCATCGATATGCTCAACAAGATGGCCATCAAGGAGATAGAGCAGGAGCTCAAGAACATCGACGGTATCGACAAGATGGCGACCGTTATCTCTGCGGGGAAATTCAACATTATTCTCGAACTTGAAAAACGCGTGGACAAATACAATACGGCAGAAAAGGTCAAAAATGCCATTGCCCTTACCAGGCAGTACCTGCCTCCCGACATGGATGAACCCGTCGTCAACGTTCTGGAGGTCAAACGCGACCTGATGCGTGTGGCCATCTCATCACAGAAAGCTTCTCACGCGGCGCTCATCGAAGCTGCGGACAGACTCAAAGACAAAGTCTCTGCGCTGAAGAACATTGCCGAAGTAAAGATCTACGGAGATTCCGACAAATACTACGACATTCATCTCGACACACAGAAGATACGTGCCTACGGACTGGATGAGGACTCCGTTATTGCCGCGCTGACCGGCCTCTCCTATATCTTTCCCGTAGGGATGGTAGAGGAGAGCAATGCCAAGCACTTCTACCTCTCTACATTCAATGGCCCCAAAGATGCCAAGAAAATGTTACAGAGCCGGCTGAACATCGCAGGGAAAACACTCTATCTCAAAGATATCGCTACCGTTTCAAAACGCTACGAAGATGCGGCAACACTCTACTCTATCGACGGTAAACGTGCCGTGGATGTGAGCATCAAACAGAGCAATGAGGGAAATGCCCTGAAACTGGCCGAACAGATCAGGGAGATCGTCGCCCGCATGAACCAGAACAGCAAGGGGATCTACTTTACGATCCATAACGACCGTTCCGAAAAGATCAAGGACCGCCTCAACATCGTCATTTCCAACATCCTGCTGGGACTGATACTGATCTTCCTGCTTGTCGGGGTGCTGATCAACAAACGTATGTCCTTTGTCATCACGCTGGGTATCCCAACCTCCTTTGTCATGGGGGTGATCTACCTGTATCTGGCAGGCTATACGATCAATATGATCTCTCTGGTAGGGGTGCTCATCGCGCTGGGGATCATCGTGGACGATGCCATTGTGGTCAGCGAGAACATCCAGCAGCATATCGAAGAGGGAATGGAGCCCAAAGAGGCAGCCGTACAGGGAGCCAAAGAAATGTTCCAGCCTGTCACCATCGCCTCTTTGACAACAATGTTCGCTTTCATTCCCGCCCTGATGATGAGCGGGAACATGGGAGAGGTCATCAAGCTCATTCCCATTGCCGTTTCCGTACTCGTACTGGCCTCACTCATAGAATCTTTCCTGTTTCTTCCCATTCACGCAGCCCACCTGCTCAATAAAGAAGAGAAGACCACATCATGGGAGCGCGCCAACCGGATCTACAGCAAACTGATCCATACGATGATGCGCTACAGAAAAACCTTCCTGACACTCTTTCTCATCCTCGTACCGCTGCTGATCGTCATCGGTATCAAAATCAGTAAGTTCCAGATGTTCCCAAAGTTCGATGCCAGTACCATACGTATCACCCTCAAAGCCAATGTCAATACAACGACCGAAGAGACCATGCAGGCACTCAGGACGATTGAAAAAGACCTCTATGCACACAAAAATGAATTCTACATCGAACATGTCGGTTCGGTGGCGGGCTGGAGAAGGGACAGTGCGGGAAATTCGGAGAGTTACCCCTATGTAGGAAATATCGACATTGAACTTCAAAAACTCAAGGCGCAGAATTTCGTTGACAGGCTCATCACCCCCACACTCTCTTTCTACTACGACAGCGAAGGACGTACGAGGGAAGAAAAATCGGCGGTCATCTCTGAAAAACTCAGGGCTTTTCTGAAAGAACAGCACTACAAAGAGCGTTTCGGCCTGAGCGACCTGGCCATTGTCGAAAAAAAGGTCGGCCCCATCAAGTCAGACCTGAAGATCGGACTGGTCTCGGATGACAGCCAAAAGATCATGTACTATGCCAAAAATATCGAAAAGAAACTCTCCTCCCTCAAGGGGATCGTCTCCGTAAACGATGCCATGCATTACGGTGTAGATGAGATCAAGATCGAGGTCAACCCTTACGGAGAATCCCTGGGGCTCAACGAGAAAAAACTCGGTGCCCTGCTCTCGAACTTCTATCTGGAGAAACGCATCGGTTTTGCTTTTGACAGTTCCGATCTGCTGGAACTCAAAGTCCGCAGCAGCCAGAAAGATTCGCTTGAAGCACTCAAACAGTTCCAGGTACGGCTGCCGGATGGCAGTTCGGTCTCACTGGAAGATGTCGCCGATTTTCATGTCGTTCACTCATTTGAAAAACTCATCAAAGACAACGGCCTGACCAACTTCTACATCTATGCCAATGTCAACAGCAAGATCCTGACTGCCACCGAAGCGATCGACACCATCAAGCCCATACTCGACAAGGCAAGAAAAGACGGAGTCAAAATCATTTTCAAGGGAGAAGAGGAGAAGAAGAAAGAACTCAAACATGACATGATGCTTGCCTCTGCCATGGCACTGCTGCTCATCATGCTCTCGCTGCTCTACCTCTTCAACTCTTTCCGGGAGACCTTCATGATGATGTCGGTGATCCCTTTTGCCTTTCTGGGCGTTCTCATAGGGCATTTCATCATGGGACTGAACCTCTCCATGCCCTCCATCATCGGTATGCTGGGACTTTCCGGAGTCGTGGTCAACGACGGGATCATCATGCTGATGAACCTCAAAAAAGCCAAAGATATCGAGGGGATATTCTACTACGCTTCCAGACGTTTCAGACCTATTATTCTTACTTCAGTCACTACACTGATAGGCTTGGGTTCACTCATCTTCTTTCCCACAGGCCAGGCCGCCATCTTTCAGCCCATGGCCGTAGCACTTGGCTTCGGGCTGGCATGGGGAACAGTGCTTAACCTGTTCTACCTGCCGGCACTCTACACCATACTCAATCGGAAAAGACTGGGGTTGTAG